A single window of Aspergillus puulaauensis MK2 DNA, chromosome 5, nearly complete sequence DNA harbors:
- a CDS encoding uncharacterized protein (TransMembrane:1 (o46-69i)), translating into MPPPVLKDSKRILLARVVKHMTAEAELVVRLHFRHPLNGSQQSSSVPWILLLLWFIGYFLLTCSPLKLFAEATSMQRERALSIELPLPPRSSRLNLQDSKLEFS; encoded by the coding sequence ATGCCCCCTCCTGTTCTGAAAGACTCGAAGAGGATCCTGCTTGCTCGTGTGGTAAAACACATGACGGCCGAAGCAGAGCTGGTCGTACGATTGCATTTCCGGCATCCTCTAAATGGCTCTCAGCAGTCATCGTCTGTGCCCTGGATTTTGCTTCTTTTGTGGTTCATCGGCTATTTCCTACTTACCTGCTCTCCACTAAAATTATTTGCAGAAGCCACCTCTATGCAACGTGAGAGAGCTCTCTCCATCGAGCTTCCCTTACCgcctcgatcttctcggcTCAACCTCCAGGACTCGAAGCTCGAATTTTCTTAG
- a CDS encoding homeobox domain-containing protein (COG:K;~EggNog:ENOG410PTTM;~InterPro:IPR017970,IPR001356,IPR009057;~PFAM:PF05920,PF00046;~go_function: GO:0000981 - DNA-binding transcription factor activity, RNA polymerase II-specific [Evidence IEA];~go_function: GO:0003677 - DNA binding [Evidence IEA];~go_process: GO:0006355 - regulation of transcription, DNA-templated [Evidence IEA]), whose protein sequence is MNYIHHPYAFAGHPGVSMEQHLGYDPAMVHPSMMHPMDGYIYAHPPFDMVDYYHQPIMDYEEYAENLSRPRLTKEQVETLEAQFQAHPKPSSNVKRQLAAQTNLSLPRVANWFQNRRAKAKQQKRQEEYERMQKAKAEAEEAAKAKPEPSDSPESAAEPNDEKEDNSKVSTPKPSKPSSSGNQKQPSDVSAGSKHQQTRSEAFRAASLASLQRALDAAAAAQYNPDGQGLTSVEGSVSPTTSLPTDTDASVWNSVTSTGELSVPGFDNSQPLSDYPSTNDGGAAPYNSMQYALQSDVDIGQRGSSDVLSDSLEGIGITTSPGLSQLGNRTDRAPAWKEAGKELDLAARRKRPRPAAIGTSRSTSILAGPPAMSPTTRGQNYGSVKHSKSAQCLNSRYAGVRKASSQRSPLNMSTFTEAGVLSSAKTELSTMLQPVTTNSLAPPTPLTPEDLHHLLPNTPSTDSYCLSAQPTSHMFPTTQPMQINIASPPATPLGMEMISPYQYQGVAPPMSAPAHFTSFADYGCDNGLPRRGWEATSMPSPDGPFPGHCQMDLSSISYEQALEQSHSESGASGSPFGDADMQTSGDAKATEFHLYEFPDQEEAHRFVAQQLPSQKPKAYTFANNQTPTNFG, encoded by the exons ATGAACTACATTCACCATCCATACGCCTTCGCTGGCCACCCCGGCGTGTCAATGGAGCAACACCTTGGCTACGACCCGGCAATGGTTCACCCTTCTATGATGCACCCAATGGATGGCTATATTTACGCTCATCCCCCCTTTGACATGGTCGACTACTATCACCAGCCTATAATGGATTACGAAGAATACGCCGAAAACCTCTCGCGGCCGAGGTTGACCAAGGAGCAGGTTGAAACCTTGGAGGCCCAGTTTCAGGCGCACCcgaagcccagcagcaatgTCAAGCGCCAATTAGCCGCCCAAACAAACCTTAGCCTTCCTCGTGTTGCT AACTGGTTTCAAAACCGACGAGCCAAGgcgaagcagcagaagcgaCAAGAGGAATACGAGCGCATGCAAAAGGCAAAggcggaggccgaggaggccgcCAAAGCCAAACCCGAGCCTTCGGACTCCCCAGAGTCTGCTGCCGAACCCaatgatgagaaggaggataaCAGCAAAGTTTCTACCCCCAAACCGTCAAAACCATCCTCATCTGGCAACCAAAAACAACCATCTGATGTCTCTGCCGGGTCAAAACATCAGCAGACACGCAGTGAGGCTTTCCGTGCCGCCAGTCTTGCCTCGCTACAGCGAGCCttggatgcagcagcagcagcacagtACAACCCGGATGGCCAGGGTCTGACAAGCGTGGAGGGATCAGTGTCTCCAACCACATCTCTCCCAACCGACACTGATGCATCTGTTTGGAACTCTGTAACATCGACCGGGGAATTGTCCGTTCCTGGGTTCGACAACTCGCAACCTCTATCTGACTATCCTTCGACTAATGATGGGGGTGCTGCTCCCTATAACTCAATGCAATATGCTCTGCAGTCTGATGTGGATATCGGGCAACGGGGATCTTCGGATGTGCTTTCTGACTCGCTCGAGGGAATTGGTATTACGACTTCGCCTGGTCTCTCGCAGCTCGGTAACCGGACTGACCGAGCTCCAGCCTGGAAGGAGGCGGGCAAGGAGCTTGATCTTGCTGCCCGCAGAAAGCGACCAAGGCCTGCTGCGATTGGCACGTCCAGATCAACATCCATACTAGCTGGGCCTCCGGCCATGTCACCAACGACGCGGGGGCAGAACTATGGCAGCGTGAAACACTCCAAGTCTGCACAATGCCTTAACTCGCGCTATGCTGGTGTTCGAAAGGCCTCTTCACAGCGTTCGCCCTTGAACATGTCGACCTTTACGGAGGCTGGAGTACTGAGCTCTGCGAAGACCGAATTGTCAACAATGCTGCAGCCGGTCACAACCAACTCGCTGGCCCCGCCAACACCTTTGACGCCGGAGGACCTTCACCATCTGCTCCCCAATACGCCTTCTACTGATAGCTATTGTCTGTCGGCGCAGCCCACTAGCCACATGTTCCCCACAACGCAACCCATGCAGATCAACATTGCATCGCCCCCAGCTACACCATTGGGCATGGAAATGATTTCCCCATATCAGTATCAAGGGGTCGCGCCACCAATGTCAGCACCGGCCCATTTCACCTCATTCGCGGATTATGGGTGCGATAATGGTCTACCAAGGAGGGGCTGGGAGGCGACTTCGATGCCGTCTCCGGACGGCCCGTTCCCTGGCCATTGTCAAATGGACCTTTCCTCAATATCCTACGAGCAGGCTCTCGAGCAAAGCCACTCTGAAAGTGGAGCTTCGGGGTCTCCGTTCGGCGATGCGGACATGCAAACGTCGGGGGACGCAAAGGCTACAGAGTTCCATCTGTACGAGTTCCCGgaccaagaagaagctcaccGGTTCGTGGCTCAGCAGCTTCCGTCTCAGAAGCCCAAGGCGTATACCTTTGCGAACAACCAAACCCCAACCAACTTCGGCTGA
- a CDS encoding HAD family hydrolase (COG:S;~EggNog:ENOG410PK94;~InterPro:IPR041492,IPR006439,IPR023198,IPR036412, IPR023214;~PFAM:PF13242,PF12710,PF13419;~go_function: GO:0016787 - hydrolase activity [Evidence IEA]), with the protein MSFSAPPQLLTFDGILSDFDGTIVDSTDAIVKHWHKIGAELGVDPKTILATSHGRRSIDTLQLYEPKKATWEYVSYIEGCIPKEYGSDAVEIPGARALLAALEESGATWGVVTSGTRALIDGWLSVLNLTHPEFLVVAEDVELGKPDPRCYLLGRKKLGLEHSSSLVVLEDAPSGIKAGKAAGFTVIALTTTHTLEQLQAAGADVIVEDLRSISVKNVSNGRVELEVRNAFQ; encoded by the exons ATGTCGTTTTCTGCCCCTCCTCAACTTCTTACCTTCGATGGTATCCTGTCTGACTTCGATGGCACCATCGTCGACTCGACGGATG CTATCGTAAAGCACTGGCACAA AATCGGTGCCGAGCTCGGCGTTGACCCTAAGACTATCCTGGCTACCTCTCATGGTCGTCGGAGTATCGACACGCTACAGCTCTATGAACCCAAGAAAGCCACCTGGGAGT ATGTCAGCTACATTGAGGGGTGCATCCCTAAGGAATACGGCTCAGACGCAGTCGAAATTCCCGGCGCGCGGGCTCTCCTCGCTGCTCTGGAAGAGAGCGGCGCAACCTGGGGCGTCGTGACATCGGGCACGCGCGCACTGATTGATGGCTGGCTGAGTGTCCTCAATCTCACACATCCAGAGTTCCTCGTTGTGGCGGAGGACGTGGAGCTTGGGAAGCCCGATCCACGGTGCTATCTGCTTGggcggaagaagctgggtCTGGAACACTCCTCCTCGCTGGTTGTGTTGGAGGATGCGCCATCAGGAATCAAGGCTGGCAAAGCTGCAGGGTTTACAGTTATTGCCTTGACTACGACTCACACGTTGGAACagctccaggctgctggggcgGATGTGATAGTGGAGGATCTGAGGAGTATTAGCGTAAAGAATGTTTCGAACGGGAgggtggagttggaggtCCGGAATGCCTTCCAGTAA
- a CDS encoding uncharacterized protein (TransMembrane:3 (o20-37i49-69o89-109i)) has product MVGSRTELAPGLTLRRSSQLGGIAIVFLPVSSVRTVRQIPTHRSSQFRATITQWHIFFGLSSESFPPLLHLQSLPLLSLFSPSFLILPIHTPFPLSFSLLVFIFIYSFLF; this is encoded by the exons ATGGTCGGGTCGCGTACTGAATTGGCCCCTGGGCTGACGCTCAGACGAAGCAGCCAGCTGGGCGGGATTGCCATTGTGTTCCTG CCTGTAAGCAGTGTTCGTACCGTAAGACAGATACCGACGCACCGATCCTCTCAGTTCCGGGCGACGATCACCCAATGGCACATTTTCTTCGGGCTCTCCTCTGAAtccttccctcctctcctccatctccagtctctccctcttctttctctcttttctccgTCTTTCCTTattctccccatccacacTCCCTTCCCTCTTTCGTTCTCCCTTTtggtttttatttttatttattcatttttattttaa